One genomic region from Saprospiraceae bacterium encodes:
- the rpsJ gene encoding 30S ribosomal protein S10 → MNQKIRIKLRSYDHNLVDKSTEKIVKTVRNSGAVVTGPIPLPSEREVYTVLRSPHVNKKAREQFQLRTHKRLIEIYTPTQKTVDALSKLELPSGVDIQVKLT, encoded by the coding sequence ATGAATCAAAAGATTAGAATCAAACTCCGCTCTTACGACCACAATCTGGTTGATAAGTCTACGGAGAAGATCGTAAAGACGGTCCGCAACAGCGGTGCTGTGGTTACGGGTCCGATTCCGCTGCCCTCCGAGAGAGAAGTTTACACGGTGCTAAGATCACCACACGTAAACAAAAAAGCTCGGGAGCAGTTTCAACTTAGGACCCATAAGCGCCTCATCGAAATCTATACGCCTACGCAAAAGACGGTAGATGCGCTTTCCAAATTAGAGCTCCCGTCCGGTGTCGATATTCAGGTAAAACTTACCTGA
- the rplC gene encoding 50S ribosomal protein L3 produces the protein MNGLIGKKIGMTSIYDDAGKYVACTVIEAGPNVVTQVKTDDSDGYYALQLGFSDAKIKNTSQPLKGHFEKAGTTPKRKVVEFRNFSLEKKAGELITIDEIFKTGDTVSAIGTSKGKGFQGVVKRHGFGGVGELTHGQHDRQRAPGSVGSSSYPSKVFKGIRMAGRTGGERVKIRGLKVIKIFSDKNLLVVKGAIPGHNGSFVIIEKK, from the coding sequence GTGAACGGATTGATTGGCAAAAAAATAGGCATGACAAGCATCTATGACGATGCTGGCAAATATGTCGCCTGTACCGTCATCGAAGCGGGTCCTAATGTAGTGACTCAGGTCAAAACCGATGATTCAGATGGTTATTATGCTTTGCAGCTTGGTTTTAGTGATGCTAAAATCAAAAATACCTCCCAACCCCTCAAAGGTCACTTTGAAAAAGCAGGTACTACTCCAAAGCGAAAAGTCGTCGAATTCAGAAATTTCTCCCTGGAGAAAAAAGCTGGCGAATTGATCACCATCGATGAAATATTTAAGACTGGTGATACCGTCAGTGCAATCGGGACTTCTAAAGGTAAAGGTTTTCAGGGTGTGGTGAAAAGACATGGCTTCGGTGGTGTCGGCGAACTTACCCACGGTCAACATGATAGACAAAGAGCCCCGGGTTCTGTTGGTTCTTCTTCTTACCCTAGTAAAGTTTTTAAAGGGATTAGAATGGCCGGTCGTACTGGAGGTGAAAGAGTCAAAATCAGAGGTCTTAAAGTGATTAAGATTTTTAGTGATAAAAACTTATTGGTTGTAAAAGGAGCTATTCCTGGGCACAACGGTTCTTTTGTAATCATAGAAAAAAAGTAA